Proteins encoded by one window of Actinocorallia herbida:
- a CDS encoding PucR family transcriptional regulator, protein MRLRDLLEMGELGLVLLSGEHALDRPIRWVYLTELVETGRYLSGNELVLTGLIGPQLRERPEDLVDDLVDAGATALGVGLSEHDEVPARVREACARRGLPLLEVSRELSFGAISELVTRRLTTERAAGLATVLGRHRRLIASVAEGSGLESVFKVTQAELGRACWVLSPTGRVVVGPGQDPPDARRLAAEYLTAARLPQVVMGGPEGPRTLLPINSRAAHRVAGWFLACEGELADLPDEVRESAHELAALAALERARLEEGQKVERRLLGELLDPALTEPAEIGARMRTCGLDPARPFVAVACALGDAYGTDTAEGVEVLRELMPEATAVTAIEGEAVTVVRAEDGVQGLVERLREAAVLLEAGLVRERLTVGVSGPATGPSMLRGAVEEARHTRRLAAARRAGRAHVVTSDEIHSHALLLATVPDGVRRSFRERLLRPLQDYDSEHNSDLVATLAAFLDHSGSWNKCAAALHLHVNTLRYRIRRVEELTGRDLSTLEDRVDFFLALRAM, encoded by the coding sequence GTGCGATTGAGGGACCTCTTGGAGATGGGCGAGCTGGGCCTCGTGCTGCTTTCCGGCGAGCACGCGCTCGACCGGCCGATCCGCTGGGTGTACCTCACCGAGCTCGTCGAGACCGGCCGCTACCTGTCCGGCAACGAGCTGGTGCTCACCGGGCTGATCGGGCCGCAGTTGCGCGAGCGCCCCGAGGACCTCGTCGACGATCTCGTCGACGCCGGGGCGACCGCCCTGGGCGTCGGGCTGTCGGAGCACGACGAGGTGCCCGCCCGGGTGCGCGAGGCGTGCGCGCGGCGCGGGCTGCCGCTGCTGGAGGTCTCCCGGGAGCTGTCCTTCGGCGCGATCAGCGAGCTGGTCACCCGGCGGCTCACCACCGAGCGCGCCGCGGGCCTCGCCACGGTCCTGGGCCGGCACCGGCGGCTGATCGCCTCGGTCGCCGAGGGCTCGGGGCTGGAGTCGGTCTTCAAGGTGACCCAGGCGGAGCTGGGCCGCGCCTGCTGGGTGCTGTCCCCGACCGGCCGGGTGGTGGTCGGCCCCGGCCAGGACCCGCCGGACGCCCGGCGGCTCGCCGCCGAGTACCTCACCGCGGCCCGGCTTCCGCAGGTCGTCATGGGCGGGCCGGAGGGGCCCCGGACCCTTCTGCCGATCAACAGCAGGGCCGCGCACCGCGTCGCGGGCTGGTTCCTGGCCTGCGAGGGGGAGCTGGCCGACCTGCCGGATGAGGTGCGCGAGTCCGCCCACGAGCTCGCCGCCCTCGCCGCGCTGGAGCGGGCGAGGCTGGAGGAGGGCCAGAAGGTCGAGCGGCGGCTGCTCGGCGAGCTGCTCGACCCGGCGCTGACCGAGCCCGCCGAGATCGGCGCGCGGATGCGGACCTGCGGGCTCGACCCGGCCCGTCCCTTCGTCGCGGTGGCCTGCGCGCTAGGGGACGCCTACGGCACCGACACGGCGGAGGGCGTCGAGGTGCTGCGCGAGCTGATGCCCGAGGCGACCGCGGTCACCGCGATCGAGGGCGAGGCGGTGACGGTCGTGCGGGCCGAGGACGGCGTCCAGGGGCTGGTGGAGCGCCTCCGGGAGGCCGCGGTGCTACTGGAGGCCGGGCTGGTCCGCGAACGTCTCACCGTGGGCGTGAGCGGCCCGGCGACCGGGCCGTCGATGCTGCGGGGCGCGGTCGAGGAGGCCAGGCACACCCGGCGGCTCGCCGCGGCCCGCCGGGCCGGGCGCGCCCATGTGGTGACCAGCGACGAGATCCACTCGCACGCGCTGCTGCTGGCCACCGTGCCCGACGGGGTGCGCCGCTCGTTCCGGGAGCGGCTGCTGCGCCCCCTCCAGGACTACGACAGCGAGCACAACTCCGACCTCGTGGCGACCCTCGCGGCCTTCCTCGACCACTCCGGATCCTGGAACAAGTGCGCCGCGGCGCTGCACCTGCACGTCAACACCCTGCGGTACCGGATCCGGCGGGTGGAGGAGCTGACGGGCCGGGATCTCTCGACTTTGGAGGACAGAGTCGACTTTTTCCTGGCACTTCGTGCGATGTAA
- a CDS encoding helix-turn-helix domain-containing protein has protein sequence MSQETLGDRIRNLRIKLGVSQAQLAFPELSDSYISLIESDKRVPAPSVIELLARKLNCSATYLVSGVSEDIVDELRVTLEYAEIALQNGAAAEARDRFAEVLAHSDALALPDMLKQARWGHALALEAGGALEEAITALREISSGASLEYDRDHWTRAHVALSRCLRERGDTSAGVQVAEEALRRLAIAGGEFTDAAVHLGATLLGCCIERGDLVRAGQLADDLISRAERIGTVQARIAAYWEAAYVAEMRGEYERGVAQAERALSLLGEDEDARNLSRLKLAYASLLLRARPSEAQRAREVLVQARAGIEGSAAGEVDTAWCLTELARAETMLGRPAEAIELAGQALALLGEEPRRSSAWALTVLGEAHVRLGRRGEALGFLTKAATCLEEMESTRDAAQAWFDLAELLGETGEEGQRRDAYRRALACVGL, from the coding sequence GTGAGTCAAGAGACTCTGGGGGACCGGATCAGGAATCTCCGGATCAAGCTGGGCGTCAGCCAGGCACAGCTGGCCTTTCCCGAACTGTCGGACAGCTATATCTCACTGATCGAGAGCGACAAGCGGGTCCCCGCGCCGAGCGTCATCGAGCTCCTCGCGCGCAAGCTCAACTGTTCGGCGACCTACCTCGTCAGCGGCGTCAGCGAGGACATCGTCGACGAGCTGCGGGTCACCCTGGAGTACGCGGAGATCGCCCTCCAGAACGGCGCGGCGGCCGAGGCCCGCGACAGGTTCGCCGAGGTGCTCGCGCACTCCGACGCGCTGGCGCTGCCCGACATGCTCAAGCAGGCCCGCTGGGGCCACGCGCTCGCGCTGGAGGCCGGCGGCGCGCTGGAGGAGGCGATCACCGCCCTGCGCGAGATCTCCTCGGGGGCGTCCCTGGAGTACGACCGGGACCACTGGACCCGTGCGCACGTGGCGCTCAGCCGTTGCCTGCGCGAGCGCGGCGACACCAGCGCGGGCGTCCAGGTGGCCGAGGAGGCCCTGCGCCGCCTGGCGATCGCGGGCGGCGAGTTCACCGACGCCGCGGTGCACCTGGGCGCGACCCTGCTCGGCTGCTGCATCGAGCGCGGCGACCTGGTGCGCGCCGGACAGCTCGCCGACGACCTGATCTCCCGGGCGGAGCGGATCGGCACCGTCCAGGCCAGGATCGCCGCCTACTGGGAGGCCGCCTACGTCGCGGAGATGCGCGGCGAGTACGAGCGCGGCGTCGCGCAGGCCGAACGGGCGCTGAGCCTTCTGGGCGAGGACGAGGACGCGCGCAACCTGTCCCGCCTCAAGCTCGCCTACGCCTCGCTGCTCCTGCGCGCCCGTCCGTCGGAGGCCCAGCGCGCGCGCGAGGTGCTCGTGCAGGCGCGCGCCGGGATAGAGGGGAGCGCCGCCGGCGAGGTCGACACCGCCTGGTGCCTGACCGAGCTGGCCCGCGCCGAGACGATGCTGGGCCGTCCGGCCGAGGCGATCGAGCTGGCCGGGCAGGCGCTCGCGCTGCTGGGCGAGGAGCCCCGCCGCTCGTCGGCCTGGGCGCTGACGGTCCTGGGGGAGGCGCACGTGCGGCTGGGCCGCCGCGGCGAGGCGCTGGGGTTCCTCACCAAGGCGGCGACCTGCCTTGAGGAGATGGAGTCCACCCGCGACGCCGCTCAGGCGTGGTTCGACCTCGCCGAGCTGCTGGGGGAGACCGGCGAGGAGGGCCAGCGGCGCGACGCCTACCGCCGCGCCCTGGCCTGCGTCGGCCTCTGA
- a CDS encoding sensor histidine kinase has translation MRPLRPLYAGLTWRRWTFLLLGGLLCAPTAVVVAFVGGTANALLRPEALAIGVTFGVSLLLMAGLGLLPVVRKLEGAVAAELLGAPQVIGTCARWPARLRAAVWFVGHLFCGALACGATIFAPPAIGYGLIRPLLAKDAMIWPSLLGLVVIPAFLYGIVLAGHLAARVAEWALGPSAQERVEAAERRASVQVERTRLARELHDSVGHALSIVTVQSAAAERILDRDPDFARQALKAIEESARTALEDLDHVLGLLREEESARAPQRTLRDLDDLLAKTGLDIRVDRDGDLDRLPSAVSREAYRIIQEGLTNVAKHAGHVPVDLRLSARPGVLDLELRNPMGARTHGRDTGGRGLAGLSERVGVLAGRISAGALDGHWRLAASIPLPKGTA, from the coding sequence GTGAGACCGCTCCGCCCCCTTTACGCCGGACTGACCTGGCGCAGGTGGACGTTCCTGCTGCTCGGTGGGCTGCTCTGCGCGCCGACGGCGGTCGTCGTCGCCTTCGTCGGGGGGACCGCCAACGCCCTGCTGCGCCCCGAGGCGCTGGCCATCGGGGTGACCTTCGGCGTGAGCCTGCTGCTCATGGCGGGTCTCGGGCTGCTGCCCGTGGTGCGCAAGCTCGAAGGGGCGGTCGCGGCGGAGCTGCTGGGGGCGCCCCAGGTGATCGGCACCTGCGCGCGCTGGCCGGCCCGGCTGCGCGCGGCGGTCTGGTTCGTCGGGCACCTGTTCTGCGGGGCGCTGGCCTGCGGCGCGACGATCTTCGCGCCGCCCGCGATCGGCTACGGCCTGATCCGGCCGCTGCTGGCGAAGGACGCCATGATCTGGCCGTCGCTGCTCGGCCTCGTGGTGATCCCCGCGTTCCTCTACGGGATCGTCCTCGCGGGCCATCTGGCCGCCCGCGTCGCGGAGTGGGCGCTCGGGCCGTCGGCGCAGGAGCGGGTGGAGGCCGCGGAGCGGCGGGCATCGGTGCAGGTGGAGCGCACCAGGCTGGCCCGGGAGCTGCACGACTCGGTCGGCCACGCGCTCAGCATCGTCACCGTGCAGTCGGCCGCCGCCGAGCGGATACTCGACCGCGACCCCGACTTCGCGCGGCAGGCGCTCAAGGCGATCGAGGAGTCGGCGCGGACCGCGCTGGAGGACCTCGACCATGTGCTCGGCCTCCTCCGTGAGGAGGAGTCCGCCCGAGCCCCGCAGCGCACCTTGCGCGACCTCGACGACCTGCTGGCCAAGACCGGTCTCGACATCCGGGTGGACCGCGACGGCGACCTCGACCGGCTGCCCTCGGCGGTGTCCCGCGAGGCGTACCGGATCATCCAGGAGGGCCTGACCAACGTGGCCAAGCACGCCGGGCACGTCCCGGTGGACCTGCGGCTCAGCGCCAGGCCCGGCGTCCTCGACCTGGAGCTGCGCAACCCGATGGGGGCGCGCACCCACGGCCGCGACACCGGCGGCCGGGGCCTGGCCGGGCTCAGCGAGCGCGTCGGCGTCCTCGCCGGCCGGATCAGCGCCGGCGCGCTGGACGGCCACTGGCGGCTGGCCGCCTCGATTCCACTGCCTAAGGGGACCGCATGA
- a CDS encoding response regulator: MTSVLIVDDERLIRAGLAAIVGAEPDLTVVGQAGDGAEARLESARLAPDVVLMDVRMPGADGLEATRAILAEQPDPPKILVLTTFENDDYVYDALRVGASGFLLKRSRPEEILQAIRLVVQGDMLLFPAAIRALAVPRATHARVRWHGDLTDREAEVLRLMATGLSNAEIAETLFLSLQTIKTHVGNLLAKLGARDRTQAVIFAYETGFIPR; encoded by the coding sequence ATGACCTCCGTGCTCATCGTCGACGACGAGCGGCTGATCCGCGCCGGACTCGCCGCCATCGTCGGCGCCGAACCCGACCTCACCGTGGTGGGCCAGGCAGGGGACGGGGCCGAGGCGCGCCTGGAGTCCGCCCGGCTGGCCCCGGACGTCGTGCTCATGGACGTGCGGATGCCCGGCGCCGACGGCCTCGAGGCGACCCGCGCGATCCTCGCCGAGCAGCCGGACCCGCCCAAGATCCTCGTGCTGACGACCTTCGAGAACGACGACTACGTCTACGACGCGCTGCGGGTCGGCGCCAGCGGCTTCCTCCTCAAGCGCTCCCGCCCCGAGGAGATCCTCCAGGCGATCAGGCTCGTCGTGCAGGGCGACATGCTCCTGTTCCCCGCCGCCATCCGCGCCCTCGCCGTGCCCCGCGCCACCCACGCCCGCGTCCGCTGGCACGGCGACCTCACCGACCGTGAAGCCGAAGTCCTCCGCCTCATGGCGACCGGCCTCTCGAACGCCGAGATAGCCGAAACCCTCTTCCTGAGCCTCCAGACCATCAAGACCCACGTCGGCAACCTCCTGGCCAAACTCGGCGCCCGCGACCGCACCCAAGCCGTGATCTTCGCCTACGAGACCGGCTTCATACCGCGCTGA
- a CDS encoding glycerophosphodiester phosphodiesterase: MTRTPLTQGLPSGKTISVRRATAALAASTLAVAGIAALSLSASDPASAAPGDVAVSANFDDGQIPAGWNSDGAWTVKDGRLVGTSASGNKRITFGRHLNDFRFEATARFDKVNEATRWTAFGLDVPAGGAVPWWIATMRSGTTASNGLEFAELNKSSAWNVTNTTSAPTAAGTGRDVEVAIEVHGNQARWFFDGTQMMRTTSLVRSADGGQALVVNGATVSFDDVKVTELPANGYLRPAGTPMTVIAHRGASSAAPENTLAAQEVARKGGADFIENDVQPSKDGVPFILHDPTVDRTTDGTGAIRSLTSAELKALDAGSWFSPNFAGERLPTLAEQLADLKARGGNLLLEIKGAHTRDEVATIVKVIRDAGMTQRVFIQSFEVDALKYSRELAPELPTGLLRSGLDADPVAVAKDLGVTAYNPTGDALIADPKAIADLHAAGIAVMAWTVDSAAQWKKLDEAGVDGVITNRPAELVGWSAARQQTAPQTPAPASVTIASPVAAAVLDRSQKPVVGVVAANAEDVKVTVDGAVVEAGTALDLSLLAAGEHKVEAEATGEEGVVKASSTFTVAVTRAGLLQLVLNSGADAKAVDWMLGKLVDGKYADVAKYAQKESGKRVPAGHAAVIAADAAALAAAEPGRPDHGEGDDKDKDEHGRPHR; this comes from the coding sequence GTGACAAGAACTCCTCTGACGCAGGGCCTTCCCTCCGGTAAGACGATCTCCGTGCGGCGCGCCACCGCGGCGCTCGCGGCCTCCACGCTGGCGGTCGCGGGCATCGCCGCCCTCTCCCTTTCCGCCTCCGACCCGGCCTCGGCCGCCCCCGGCGACGTCGCGGTCTCCGCGAACTTCGACGACGGGCAGATCCCGGCGGGCTGGAACTCCGACGGGGCCTGGACGGTCAAGGACGGGAGGCTCGTCGGCACGTCCGCGAGCGGGAACAAGCGGATCACCTTCGGCAGGCACCTGAACGACTTCCGCTTCGAGGCGACCGCCCGGTTCGACAAGGTCAACGAGGCCACTCGCTGGACCGCCTTCGGTCTCGACGTCCCGGCCGGCGGCGCGGTCCCGTGGTGGATCGCCACGATGCGCAGCGGCACGACCGCCTCCAACGGCCTGGAGTTCGCCGAGCTGAACAAGTCCTCGGCCTGGAACGTCACCAACACCACCTCGGCGCCGACCGCCGCGGGCACCGGCCGCGACGTCGAGGTCGCCATCGAGGTGCACGGCAACCAGGCGCGCTGGTTCTTCGACGGGACCCAGATGATGCGCACCACGAGCCTGGTCCGCTCGGCCGACGGCGGGCAGGCCCTGGTCGTCAACGGCGCGACGGTCTCCTTCGACGACGTCAAGGTCACCGAGCTCCCGGCCAACGGCTACCTCCGCCCGGCCGGCACCCCCATGACGGTGATCGCCCACCGCGGCGCCTCTTCGGCCGCGCCGGAGAACACCCTGGCCGCCCAGGAGGTCGCCCGCAAGGGCGGCGCCGACTTCATCGAGAACGACGTCCAGCCCAGCAAGGACGGCGTCCCGTTCATCCTGCACGACCCCACGGTCGACCGCACCACCGACGGCACCGGCGCGATCCGCTCGCTCACCTCGGCCGAGCTCAAGGCCCTGGACGCCGGGTCCTGGTTCTCCCCGAACTTCGCGGGCGAGCGGCTGCCGACCCTCGCCGAGCAGCTCGCCGACCTCAAGGCGCGCGGCGGCAACCTCCTCCTGGAGATCAAGGGCGCGCACACCAGGGACGAGGTCGCCACGATCGTCAAGGTGATCCGCGACGCGGGCATGACCCAGCGCGTGTTCATCCAGAGCTTCGAGGTCGACGCGCTCAAGTACTCCCGTGAGCTGGCCCCCGAGCTGCCGACCGGCCTCCTGCGCAGCGGCCTGGACGCCGACCCGGTGGCGGTCGCCAAGGACCTGGGCGTCACCGCCTACAACCCGACCGGCGACGCGCTGATCGCCGACCCGAAGGCGATCGCGGACCTGCACGCCGCGGGCATCGCGGTGATGGCCTGGACGGTCGACTCGGCCGCGCAGTGGAAGAAGCTGGACGAAGCGGGCGTCGACGGGGTCATCACCAACCGTCCGGCCGAGCTCGTCGGCTGGAGCGCGGCCCGGCAGCAGACCGCCCCGCAGACCCCGGCGCCCGCGTCGGTGACGATCGCCTCCCCGGTCGCGGCCGCGGTCCTCGACCGGTCGCAGAAGCCGGTCGTCGGCGTGGTCGCCGCGAACGCCGAGGACGTGAAGGTCACCGTCGACGGCGCGGTGGTCGAGGCGGGCACGGCGCTCGACCTGTCCCTGCTGGCCGCGGGCGAGCACAAGGTCGAGGCCGAGGCGACGGGCGAGGAGGGGGTCGTCAAGGCGTCCTCGACCTTCACCGTCGCGGTCACCCGGGCCGGGCTGCTCCAGCTCGTGCTGAACTCCGGCGCCGACGCCAAGGCCGTGGACTGGATGCTCGGCAAGCTGGTGGACGGCAAGTACGCCGACGTCGCCAAGTACGCCCAGAAGGAGAGCGGCAAGCGGGTCCCGGCGGGCCACGCCGCGGTGATCGCCGCCGACGCGGCCGCCCTGGCCGCCGCCGAGCCCGGCAGGCCGGACCACGGCGAGGGCGACGACAAGGACAAGGACGAGCACGGCCGGCCGCACCGGTAA
- a CDS encoding cytochrome c oxidase assembly protein, whose amino-acid sequence MRSAYRAAAVAALAAVFGLVAALYAGGSLAEKVIPGIGDAGELVRWGLPAARTVMDLAAALTVGCLVMAVILLPLIRDGLTSAAQNYLRAASWCAAVWACAAGATLVFTVADILGVNVTGLLRGNELSSYVGQLPQGTALLLVILATVVVALLGRTVDTPAAGLGLLALSFLALLPPALTGHSASSPNHSLAMIGLALHLAAVVPWVGGLAVLAWHALTKGRLLETAAARFSTLALWCAIIVGLSGLASTLSRLPDPLQLFETDYGRLVLAKMAAFAVLVWIGHRHREKTIPLIAERKPRAFARLAAVEVAIMAATMGLAVALAQTAPPVTSLEAESTVKTLLGYDMPPLLDVANLASLWRFDLFWMVLVLALGGFYLAGVVRLRRRGDAWPWHRTVFWLIGLATIVVATLSGLATYAPLMFSVHMVQHMLIAMVTPIFLVLGAPMTLALRALKPAKVRGDRGPREWLTAALHSRYTKVIAHPATATILFMGSTWALYYSSAFEWLMGNHLGHIAMLMHFLLSGYLFYWVIIGIDPAPKPLGYPWRLLLLFVTMPFHAFLGLAMMNMGEPIAPDWYKIVYPPWAGPIVDDVQTGGAIAWGFGEIPTFIVIIAIVAQWAMSDTRQARRTDRNAERDEDAELAEYNEMLSGLGKNAEK is encoded by the coding sequence ATGCGTAGCGCCTACCGCGCCGCCGCGGTGGCCGCGCTGGCGGCGGTCTTCGGCCTCGTCGCCGCGCTGTACGCGGGCGGCTCCCTCGCCGAGAAGGTCATCCCCGGCATCGGCGACGCGGGCGAACTCGTCCGCTGGGGCCTGCCCGCCGCCCGGACCGTCATGGACCTCGCCGCCGCGCTCACCGTCGGCTGCCTGGTCATGGCGGTGATCCTGCTGCCGCTGATCCGCGACGGCCTCACCTCCGCCGCGCAGAACTACCTGCGCGCGGCCTCCTGGTGCGCCGCGGTCTGGGCCTGCGCCGCCGGGGCCACCCTGGTGTTCACCGTCGCCGACATCCTCGGGGTGAACGTCACCGGGCTGCTGCGCGGCAACGAGCTGTCGAGCTACGTCGGGCAGCTCCCGCAGGGCACCGCGCTGCTGCTGGTGATCCTCGCCACCGTGGTGGTCGCGCTGCTCGGCCGGACCGTCGACACCCCGGCCGCCGGGCTCGGCCTGCTCGCGCTGTCCTTCCTCGCGCTGCTGCCGCCCGCGCTGACGGGCCACTCGGCCTCCTCCCCCAACCACTCCCTCGCCATGATCGGCCTGGCGCTGCACCTCGCCGCGGTGGTCCCTTGGGTCGGCGGCCTCGCCGTGCTCGCCTGGCACGCGCTCACCAAGGGCCGGCTGCTGGAGACCGCCGCCGCCCGGTTCAGCACCCTCGCGCTGTGGTGCGCGATCATCGTCGGGCTCTCCGGCCTGGCCAGCACGCTCTCCCGGCTGCCCGACCCCCTCCAGCTCTTCGAGACCGACTACGGACGGCTCGTCCTCGCCAAGATGGCGGCCTTCGCCGTCCTGGTGTGGATCGGGCACCGGCACCGCGAGAAGACCATCCCGCTGATCGCCGAGCGCAAGCCGCGGGCGTTCGCCCGGCTCGCCGCCGTCGAGGTCGCCATCATGGCGGCCACGATGGGCCTCGCCGTCGCGCTCGCGCAGACCGCGCCCCCGGTGACGTCGCTGGAGGCCGAGAGCACCGTCAAGACGCTCCTCGGCTACGACATGCCGCCGCTGCTCGACGTCGCCAACCTCGCCTCGCTGTGGCGGTTCGACCTGTTCTGGATGGTCCTGGTCCTCGCCCTCGGCGGGTTCTACCTCGCCGGGGTCGTCCGGCTGCGGCGGCGCGGCGACGCCTGGCCCTGGCACCGGACCGTGTTCTGGCTGATCGGGCTCGCCACGATCGTCGTCGCGACGCTCAGCGGCCTGGCCACCTACGCGCCGCTGATGTTCAGCGTCCACATGGTCCAGCACATGCTCATCGCCATGGTCACGCCGATCTTCCTCGTGCTCGGCGCACCCATGACGCTGGCGCTGCGCGCGCTCAAGCCGGCCAAGGTCCGCGGCGACAGGGGGCCGCGCGAGTGGCTGACCGCGGCCCTGCACAGCCGCTACACCAAGGTCATCGCGCACCCGGCGACCGCCACGATCCTGTTCATGGGCAGCACCTGGGCGCTGTACTACAGCTCCGCCTTCGAGTGGCTGATGGGCAACCACCTCGGCCACATCGCCATGCTCATGCACTTCCTGCTGAGCGGCTACCTGTTCTATTGGGTGATCATCGGGATCGACCCCGCGCCGAAGCCGCTGGGCTACCCGTGGCGGCTGCTGCTGCTGTTCGTCACCATGCCGTTCCACGCGTTCCTCGGCCTCGCCATGATGAACATGGGCGAGCCGATCGCACCGGACTGGTACAAGATCGTCTACCCGCCGTGGGCCGGGCCGATCGTGGACGACGTCCAGACGGGCGGCGCCATCGCCTGGGGCTTCGGGGAGATCCCGACCTTCATCGTGATCATCGCGATCGTGGCGCAGTGGGCGATGTCGGACACCCGGCAGGCCCGCCGCACCGACCGGAACGCCGAGCGGGACGAGGACGCCGAACTCGCCGAGTACAACGAGATGCTGAGCGGCCTCGGCAAGAACGCCGAGAAGTGA
- a CDS encoding copper resistance CopC family protein: MRFFALTRAAGAFAALAALTLAAPAAPASAHTALSGSSPADGAKVDSVAEVVLTFNEEVRSGQVVIQNAAEKPVHKGKVTVSGTDVTRKVRDALPAGKYTVGYRVISADGHPVTGTLTFTVTGAAPTAPSGVTADTRTATPSPTSTPDGTEGGGTRWLMVGVGLAAGAGIGLLYSMRRRKNA, translated from the coding sequence ATGAGATTCTTCGCCCTCACCAGGGCCGCCGGCGCGTTCGCCGCCCTCGCCGCCCTGACGCTCGCGGCACCCGCCGCGCCCGCCTCGGCGCACACCGCGCTCAGCGGCAGCTCGCCCGCCGACGGGGCGAAGGTCGACTCCGTCGCCGAAGTCGTGCTGACCTTCAACGAGGAGGTCCGCTCCGGCCAGGTCGTCATCCAAAACGCGGCCGAGAAGCCCGTCCACAAAGGCAAGGTCACCGTCTCCGGCACCGACGTGACGCGCAAGGTGCGCGACGCGCTGCCCGCCGGAAAGTACACGGTCGGCTACCGGGTGATCTCCGCCGACGGCCACCCCGTCACCGGGACGCTGACGTTCACCGTCACCGGGGCCGCCCCCACGGCCCCCTCCGGGGTCACCGCCGACACACGGACCGCGACCCCGTCGCCGACCTCCACGCCCGACGGCACCGAGGGCGGCGGGACCCGCTGGCTGATGGTCGGCGTCGGCCTCGCCGCGGGCGCGGGCATCGGCCTGCTCTACTCGATGCGGAGGCGCAAGAATGCGTAG